The following coding sequences lie in one Rutidosis leptorrhynchoides isolate AG116_Rl617_1_P2 chromosome 4, CSIRO_AGI_Rlap_v1, whole genome shotgun sequence genomic window:
- the LOC139843264 gene encoding rab GTPase-activating protein 22-like has protein sequence MLRIISINKNANEDMESYYPIRPECQKDVPKTRFKAKVGKTLSERRWNAAFDKDGRLDIAGVLRRIQRGGVHPTIKGAVWEFLLGCYDPKSTSVEREQLRQKRREQYASWKEQCKNIVPIVGSGKFVQTPLVTEDEEPVEDNEVRVPKEDADSDKKVTQWKLSLHQIGLDVVRTDRSLVYYENEANQAKLWDVLAIYTWVDDDIGYVQGMNDICSPMVILLKDEADAFWCFEHAMRRVRENFRSNETSMGVQSQLGILSQVMRVVDPKLHQHLEGLDGGEYLFAIRMLMVLFRREFSFVDALYLWEVMWAMEYNPNMFADYASDGSHEVVATKLSKKVLQQYGKYERKNVKNGRSDQKSLLAVFLVAGVLETKNKKLLNEAKGLDDVAEIMGGITGSLDAKKALTEALKIHKKYLSKARN, from the exons ATGTtgagaattattagtattaataaaaatgCAAATGAAGATATGGAATCTTATTATCCGATTAGGCCCGAGTGCCAAAAGGATGTTCCGAAAACTCGATTTAAGGCAAAG GTTGGGAAAACTTTAAGTGAAAGGAGATGGAATGCGGCATTTGATAAAGATGGTCGTTTGGATATTGCAGGTGTGCTTAGGCGGATACAAAGAGGG ggCGTTCATCCAACAATTAAAGGGGCAGTTTGGGAATTTTTGTTGGGTTGTTATGACCCCAAAAGTACCTCTGTAGAACGAGAACAACTTAGACAAAAGAGGAG AGAACAGTATGCTTCATGGAAAGAGCAATGCAAAAACATTGTACCGATTGTTGGGAGTGGGAAGTTTGTCCAGACGCCTTTAGTTACCGAAGATGAAGAACCCGTTGAAGATAATGAAGTTCGCGTGCCAAAAGAAGATGCTGATTCAGATAAGAAAGTGACTCAGTGGAAACTAAGCTTACATCAAATAG GTTTGGATGTTGTACGAACAGATCGTTCTCTTGTTTATTATGAGAATGAAGCTAATCAGGCCAAACTTTGGGATGTCCTTGCTATATATACATGGGTAGATGATGATATTGGTTACGTTCAAG GCATGAATGATATATGTTCTCCTATGGTCATTCTTTTGAAGGATGAAGCAGATGCATTTTGGTGCTTTGAGCATGCTATGCGTAGAGTG AGGGAAAATTTCAGGTCTAATGAAACTTCAATGGGAGTACAATCACAACTCGGCATACTTTCTCAAGTTATGAGAGTTGTTGACCCGAAGCTCCATCAACACCTTG AGGGCTTAGATGGTGGAGAATATTTGTTTGCAATTCGTATGCTAATGGTACTTTTCCGAAGGGAATTTTCGTTTGTCGATGCCTTATATCTATGGGAG GTTATGTGGGCCATGGAGTATAATCCAAATATGTTTGCTGATTACGCCTCAGACGGTTCACACGAAGTTGTAGCCACAAAATTAAGCAAGAAAGTACTACAACAGTATGGAAAATATGAGCGGAAAAATGTGAAGAATGGACGGTCAGACCAAAAAAGCCTTCTTGCTGTTTTTTTGGTTGCGGGTGTTCTAGAGACCAAAAACAAAAAACTTCTTAACGAAGCTAAGGGCCTAGATGACGTTGCTGAG aTCATGGGTGGTATTACCGGAAGCTTGGATGCAAAAAAAGCTTTGACAGAAGCTCTGAAAATTCACAAAAAGTACCTAAGCAAG GCAAGAAATTGA